The window CCAAAACATATCAAGTGCGACCTAAATCTCCTTCACGGTTGAATGTATGCGCGATTGGCCTAATCCGGTGTATCGCGGCACGCTCGAAGAAGCGTGTGCAGCGGTTCCAACATATCCGTTCGTTGAACGAATTGGTTTGGAAGTCGAATCGATCGAAGCACCGCACGAAAAAATTGTTTTGCAACCGACATACGATGTCGGACTTCCGCCATGGTCGGGAGATTACGCGCGATGCTCCGATGCAGGCTTCGATCGGATCTTTCTCGTGCTTCGCGTTGCGAAAGGCTATCCGGGTTCGATGACGTGCGGCCATTATCCGGACGATTTTCCGACCGGGCGCCGCTGAGAGCAAAGCGATGGCAAAACGGAGGCCGGAACCTGATCTCACCGCGCAGTCGTTAGCCGTCCGTTGCGCGCGCCTGCAGCTTCAGGCTGAAGCGACGCTCGAAATCAACCGCACGATCTGCAACGCCGACGATCTCGATGAGCTCTTGATGCTGATCGCCGAGCGCTGTCGTGACCTCTTTCAGTGCGAGGTTGCCGGGTTCGCGCTGCTTCAGGATCAGGAACCGCACATCGCATGGCGCGCATGGAGTGGTTGCCGGACCGATTATCGCAATGTCATCTTTCCAAAGCGCGGCGGCATTGCGGGACGGGCCATGTCGAGCCGCAAGCCGGTGATACTACATGATCTCAACCGGCGAAAAGACGCGGCTTCTGAATTTCCGATCTCGTTCGCCGAGGGTCTACGGTCCGTATTAGGCGTCCCACTCGAGATAATGAATGCTCCGAGCGGCTGCCTGATGATCGGCTATCGTCATATTCACGATTTTGCACAGGACGAAATCGACTCGCTGTGCAGCTTTGCATCGCAAGCAGCGATCGCGGTTGAAAACGCGCGGCTCTACGAGACGTTGCGAAGCGAGCAAGCTCGACTTGAGAGCGTCGTGCAGAGCATAAACGAGGGATTGATCCTCGTCGATCTCGATGAGCGCCTGGCCTACGTCAATCGCCAAGCCCGCGCCCTGCTGCGACTCGGCGACGACGAGCCGCTCAAATTGGATCTGGCCGGATTCTTCGAACGAATCGCGCGCCAGTCTACCGATCCGACCGGCGTGCGCGAGGAGCTTACCAAGCTCGATGCCGTCGCGAGTGGATTTCCGACGCTGGACGTGCAGCTCTCCGGCTCGCCGGCCGTCGCTATTCGTTTAACGCGATTCGTCGTCTACGATTCAAAAGGCGAGAGATTGGGCCGCGGGTTCCTGTGCCGCGACGTAACCTCGGAACGTCAGGTCGACGCGATGAAATCGGAAGTTATCTCGCTCGTCTCGCATGAGCTGCGTACCCCGCTCGCGCTGATACGCGGATATGCGTCGGCGCTATTGGACGGGACGAAATCCCGCGGTGCAGCTTTACGCCGGGAATATCTCACGACCATCGACACCGAAAGCTCGAGGCTTGACGAGCTCGTGCGTAAGCTCACCGACGTCAGCAAGTTGGATCAAGGCTTGCTCGATCTCGACATGCACGACGTCGATCCGATTGCGCTGGTTCGCGCAGTCGTCGGGCGTTGGCGTAAAGCAACTTCACAGCGCACGTTTACGCTGCGAGTCACGAATCGGCTTGCGGCGGTTCGCATCGATCGAAAGCGCATCGAGCAAGTCCTGGACAATCTTTTGAGCAATGCCGTGAAGTATTCACCGCAGGACTCTGCAATAGCACTGGGCGTCGAACGGCATTTGGATTCCGTCGTGTTTTCCGTGACGGATCGTGGACCCGGGATTCCGGCCGATCAGCGTCAACGCGTCTTCGAACGATTCTTCCGCGCGCAGGTACGCGGACGCAAGCGCGACGGCAGCGGTCTCGGCTTGTACATCGCACGCGGGATCGTCAGCGCGCACGGCGGCCGGATCTGGCTCGATTCGAAAAGTGCACGCGGGACGACCGTGTTCTTTTCGGTTCCGTTCGAACACTGATGCTCGCCGTTCTCGCCGGCACGAGCGCGGTTGGCGTCTCGATCGGACTCGTCGGTATCGGGGGAATTTTCTTGATCCCGCTGCTCGTGTGGTTTGGGCTTCCGCTGGAGACTGCGATCGGGACATCGCTGCTAACCTTTACCGTAGCCGGAGTCGTTGCCACGATCGTGTACGCGATGCACGGCTCGATCGATTGGCGTGCCGCGTTGATCACGAGTGCCGGAAGTCTTGCGAGCGGCGCGTTCGGCGCCAAGCTCAGCGCGATGCTCCCGGATCGCACCGTAACGGCGTGCTTCGCGACGTTTCTTTTGTTGACGGGCCTCTTTGCGCTGTTCGGGCGTCGATTCTTCGGTCACACGGAGACCTCTCGCCCGTTGAGTGTCCCCATACTCGTTGTTTGCGGCATCCTCACCGGTATCGGTTCAGGACTTACCGGCGTCGGCGGGCCGGCGCTTCTGGTCCCGCTGCTCTTGCTCGCCGGTGCATCGCCGGCAGTTGCGGTTGCAATCAGCCAGCCGAACGCGATCTTCTCGGCCGCATCGGGCGCGACGGGACACATTCTGCTGGGGCACGTCGATTTTCACTTAGCCGGATACCTCTCAGTTTTTTGCGCGATCGGCGTGGTCGCAGGTGCGATTGCGTACCGGTACGTCAGCGCCGAGCGACTACGAACGATCGTAGGCGTTGCAGTTCTCGGTCTTGCGGTCTGGCTGATCGGGAAACTGCTCGTTGCCGGTGAAGGTCTTTAGGCGTGCCGATTACCGTACTCGTTGCAGACGATGAAGAAGGTCTGGTTCGCCTGCTTAGCTCCGAGCTCGAGCTGGCGGGCTATAGCGTACTCGCGGCCGAGGACGGAATTCGCGCCGTTGAGGTTGCCGCCAAGCGCGATCCCGACGTTATCATTTTGGATATCATGATGCCGGGCAAAGACGGTTTTGCCGTGTGCGAGGAGATTCGTGATTTCTCGTACGCGCCGATCATTATGCTCTCGGCGCGCGGACAGGAGAGCGACAAAGTACAGGCGCTGAACATCGGCGCCGACGACTACCTTACGAAGCCTTTCGGCATGAGCGAGCTGTTGGCTCGCGTCGGCGCCGCCGTGCGACGAACCCGTATCGCGCAAGGCGAGGTTCAACGCGCGCCGTTACGGATCGGCAAGATCACGATCGATTTTGCCGCGCGTCAAGTGCGAAAAGATGGTCAGCCGGTCAAATTGACGACGACCGAATACAAGCTGTTGTGCGCGCTCGCAAAAAGCCCGGGACGTGTCTTTTCGCATGAGGCGCTGCTCAACACGGTTTGGGGCCCTGAATATACGGACCAAACGGAATATTTGTGGGTGTATATGGGACGTCTTCGCAATCGATTGGAAGACGACGTAAATCACCCGAAAGTAATCGTAACGGTACCCGGTGTCGGCTACCGTTTTGACCCCGATGGAGCTGCGTAGAAGGCGGCGCTGTTTAGGCTCTATTTAGAGCGGGGTGCTACGATTGCTTGGAGAAACCCGCCCTGCTTCCGGAGGAAACAGAATGGCGCGAACGCCTGCGCAGTGGACATCACAACCGCCCGTGCCGTCGACGCATTACGTCGATCCATCCGTGTACACGGATCCGCAAATCTTTGCGGAAGAACGCGAGAAGATTTTCGCAAAGACATGGTTCCTCGCGTGTCACGAGAGCGAGATTCCGGAAAAATACGATTATCGAACGTTCCGCCATCCTGCCGGCCGCAATCTAATGATCGTGCGCGGTGACGACATGCAGGTCCGCGCGTTTTACAACGTTTGCCCGCATCGCGGCAACACGATCCTCTACAATCCCTCCGGCAACGCCAAGCATCTGATCTGCATCTTCCATGCCTTTGCGTTCGACTCACGCGGAAGCTGCGTCGATATCCCGCGCGAGAAAGCCGGCTATCAGGAACGGTTGAGTAAAGACGATTTCGGTCTGCGGACCGTGCGCTGCGAGACAGGTTTCGGCGGATTCGTCTACGTGGCGCTTGATGAGTCGGTCGAGAGTCTGAGCGATTTCATCGGACACGCCCTGGACGGCATGCTCGAGAGCCTGAACATGGAGCCGCTGGAAGTGTTCAGCTTCCACCGCGCGCAAGTCGATACCAACTTCAAGCTATGGCATGATACGAACAGCGAGTTCTACCACGATTACATGCACTATCACAACCGCCAGACGAGCATGTTGCAGCCTGGATACTTCGAGCGGCGCTATACGCCGTTCAAGAACGGACATGCGGAAGTCGGCGATCAGATCGTCAACTACGAAGCCTACGAAGGCTACAAAGGGCGCGACCTTTCGTTCCCGGGCATGAAGATGAACCAATGGAAGATGGTCGATCTTTTCCCAGGAATGACATACAATCTGCGCGGCTCGTCGTTGCGCATCGACACGGTGATGCCGGTTTCGGCGACGAGCACGTTCGTCGAGTATCGCGGCTTGGGCCTCAAGCGTGACACTCCTGATGAGCGCGCAAAGCGCGTTCACGACTACAACTCGATTTGGGGCCCCTTCGGACGCAATCTGCACGAAGACTTGCTCGGCGTTCACGGTCAAGGTAAGGCGCTCGGTCGCGGTCAGACCTACATCGTGCAAGCTCGCGAAGAAGATCGTACGATTCACGACGAGATCGGCATGCGCCATTTCTACGCCGAGTGGAGTGCGCGTATGGGACGGCCGTCGAGCGGAAACGGCAACGGTTCGCATGGCGGTTGAGACGCTGGCGTCCGGCGAAGACCGCGCTTTTCGCTCCGTCAGCGAGTTCTTGTATCGTGCATGCTTGATGCTCGACGCACGGAATTTCAAAGACTGGTTGGACGTGTGCGCCGAGGGGTTCACGTACGTCATTTGCGCCTTCAGCCCGGAGATTCGGCGTGACATGGTTTTCCTGGATCTCGACTTGGAAGGCATGACGACGCTCGTCAAACATTTGCCGCGCCATAATACCGATCAATCCACGTTTACGCGTCATATGACGGTCTACACCGCCGAGTTCGACGCGCCCGGAACGACGTGCAAAGCGCTTTCCAGCGTAGCCGTATATCGCACCGAGCTCGATGGTGGAACGACGCATCTCTTTGCGCTGGGCCGTTACCACGACACCCTGAAAATGACTCCCGGCGGTTGGCGTTTTACGGCGCGCGAGGTTCGCCTCGAAACACGGAACCTTGGCATCGGAACCCACTACCCACTCTAAAACGCATAGCGTCGTCGTCAGCGCCAGGGGCGAGACGCGCGAATTCGCGTGCGCCGAAGACGAGCGGATCCTCTATGCCGGACTGCGTGCCGGATTGCCGTTGCCGTACGAATGCGCGAGCGGGACCTGTGGTACGTGCAAGGCGGCAGTCAACGAAGGCACGACGCTCTATGCGTGGGACGCTGCTCCCGGACGCAAATATACGCGTGCCGAGCGCAACGAGGTATTGACTTGCCAAAGCTTCGCGCTCTCGGCGCTCACGCTGACGCTTCCGGGCGCGTTTGTGGCGAAGCCTGCGCGGATTGCGCCGGAGTACTTCTCGGGGACGATGGCGCGTTCGCGACTGCTCGTTCCCGACGTCATCGAGTTTGACGTCGAACTCAACCACCCGATGTCGTTCGACGCCGGTCAATTCGTGTTGCTTGAAGTCGAGGACGTCAGAGGTGCGCGGTCCTATTCGATGGTAAACTTCGAGCCCGAGTCGCGCGTCTTGCGTTTCCTCGTCAAGCGTTTTCCGGGCGGCGCGCTGACGGAGTGGATGTTCTCGCATCCGCTCGA of the Candidatus Baltobacteraceae bacterium genome contains:
- a CDS encoding ATP-binding protein; its protein translation is MAKRRPEPDLTAQSLAVRCARLQLQAEATLEINRTICNADDLDELLMLIAERCRDLFQCEVAGFALLQDQEPHIAWRAWSGCRTDYRNVIFPKRGGIAGRAMSSRKPVILHDLNRRKDAASEFPISFAEGLRSVLGVPLEIMNAPSGCLMIGYRHIHDFAQDEIDSLCSFASQAAIAVENARLYETLRSEQARLESVVQSINEGLILVDLDERLAYVNRQARALLRLGDDEPLKLDLAGFFERIARQSTDPTGVREELTKLDAVASGFPTLDVQLSGSPAVAIRLTRFVVYDSKGERLGRGFLCRDVTSERQVDAMKSEVISLVSHELRTPLALIRGYASALLDGTKSRGAALRREYLTTIDTESSRLDELVRKLTDVSKLDQGLLDLDMHDVDPIALVRAVVGRWRKATSQRTFTLRVTNRLAAVRIDRKRIEQVLDNLLSNAVKYSPQDSAIALGVERHLDSVVFSVTDRGPGIPADQRQRVFERFFRAQVRGRKRDGSGLGLYIARGIVSAHGGRIWLDSKSARGTTVFFSVPFEH
- a CDS encoding sulfite exporter TauE/SafE family protein, whose amino-acid sequence is MLAVLAGTSAVGVSIGLVGIGGIFLIPLLVWFGLPLETAIGTSLLTFTVAGVVATIVYAMHGSIDWRAALITSAGSLASGAFGAKLSAMLPDRTVTACFATFLLLTGLFALFGRRFFGHTETSRPLSVPILVVCGILTGIGSGLTGVGGPALLVPLLLLAGASPAVAVAISQPNAIFSAASGATGHILLGHVDFHLAGYLSVFCAIGVVAGAIAYRYVSAERLRTIVGVAVLGLAVWLIGKLLVAGEGL
- a CDS encoding response regulator transcription factor produces the protein MPITVLVADDEEGLVRLLSSELELAGYSVLAAEDGIRAVEVAAKRDPDVIILDIMMPGKDGFAVCEEIRDFSYAPIIMLSARGQESDKVQALNIGADDYLTKPFGMSELLARVGAAVRRTRIAQGEVQRAPLRIGKITIDFAARQVRKDGQPVKLTTTEYKLLCALAKSPGRVFSHEALLNTVWGPEYTDQTEYLWVYMGRLRNRLEDDVNHPKVIVTVPGVGYRFDPDGAA
- a CDS encoding Rieske 2Fe-2S domain-containing protein → MARTPAQWTSQPPVPSTHYVDPSVYTDPQIFAEEREKIFAKTWFLACHESEIPEKYDYRTFRHPAGRNLMIVRGDDMQVRAFYNVCPHRGNTILYNPSGNAKHLICIFHAFAFDSRGSCVDIPREKAGYQERLSKDDFGLRTVRCETGFGGFVYVALDESVESLSDFIGHALDGMLESLNMEPLEVFSFHRAQVDTNFKLWHDTNSEFYHDYMHYHNRQTSMLQPGYFERRYTPFKNGHAEVGDQIVNYEAYEGYKGRDLSFPGMKMNQWKMVDLFPGMTYNLRGSSLRIDTVMPVSATSTFVEYRGLGLKRDTPDERAKRVHDYNSIWGPFGRNLHEDLLGVHGQGKALGRGQTYIVQAREEDRTIHDEIGMRHFYAEWSARMGRPSSGNGNGSHGG
- a CDS encoding nuclear transport factor 2 family protein; its protein translation is MAVETLASGEDRAFRSVSEFLYRACLMLDARNFKDWLDVCAEGFTYVICAFSPEIRRDMVFLDLDLEGMTTLVKHLPRHNTDQSTFTRHMTVYTAEFDAPGTTCKALSSVAVYRTELDGGTTHLFALGRYHDTLKMTPGGWRFTAREVRLETRNLGIGTHYPL
- a CDS encoding 2Fe-2S iron-sulfur cluster binding domain-containing protein, coding for MASEPTTHSKTHSVVVSARGETREFACAEDERILYAGLRAGLPLPYECASGTCGTCKAAVNEGTTLYAWDAAPGRKYTRAERNEVLTCQSFALSALTLTLPGAFVAKPARIAPEYFSGTMARSRLLVPDVIEFDVELNHPMSFDAGQFVLLEVEDVRGARSYSMVNFEPESRVLRFLVKRFPGGALTEWMFSHPLDGTQVRIFGPLGRASFDSDEIRHVVCIAGGSGIAGMMSILESGKRDDHFDRHDMRVFFGVRTLQDAFYLDELKAHARRFSDRMRITLGLSHEEPSEAARVQHPELEFDQGFIHEIVKRALAESPAETTIYVAGPPPMVDATLRMLLLELKHSGSQIRYDKFS